The proteins below are encoded in one region of Thermodesulfovibrionales bacterium:
- the groES gene encoding co-chaperone GroES translates to MKFKPLKERVFIKYSEEMEKTPGGLYVPDTAKEKPQKGVVEAVGPEVKEVKVGNTVLFDKYSGTKINLDNQEYLIIKEEDILGILEE, encoded by the coding sequence ATGAAGTTTAAACCTTTGAAGGAAAGAGTATTTATTAAGTATTCAGAGGAAATGGAAAAGACGCCTGGCGGTCTTTATGTGCCAGATACGGCAAAGGAGAAACCCCAGAAGGGTGTGGTCGAGGCAGTAGGTCCTGAGGTTAAAGAGGTAAAGGTTGGTAATACCGTGCTATTTGATAAGTACTCCGGTACCAAAATAAACCTTGATAATCAGGAATACCTGATTATAAAAGAAGAAGATATCCTTGGGATATTAGAAGAATAA
- a CDS encoding zinc-ribbon domain-containing protein, whose amino-acid sequence MVVTCPQCKVKLKVDDAKIPAQGARFKCPKCSTAIFVKPPEQTKVESTPAFTGKKEDITQVSSGLDMKKVLIAHGDEQLLKEMERLVREAGYIPVVSQDGIEAIVKASKELPFVAVLDVALPKEYGFDVCRKLKEIEYTKDIKVILITSVYDKTRYKRPPVSLYGADDYIEEHEVKEALIKKIKAIKSSPADERASPDTQKDITPPEKKERLLPKGLDSFIPPGETEKVKSEPSKVQPREVISEKAIEPEARVSIGAEATDEMAEKARRLARTIISDIYFYNPQKFEDAVKKGTFYETFQEELKEGLKLYESRIPYEVRKRADYFKEQIEAFIESKKK is encoded by the coding sequence ATGGTAGTGACATGTCCCCAGTGCAAGGTAAAATTGAAGGTTGATGATGCAAAGATTCCCGCCCAGGGTGCAAGATTCAAATGTCCTAAGTGCTCTACTGCAATTTTTGTAAAACCACCAGAGCAAACAAAGGTTGAATCCACACCCGCTTTTACAGGGAAAAAAGAAGATATTACTCAGGTATCAAGCGGACTTGATATGAAAAAGGTACTAATTGCACATGGAGATGAGCAGTTGCTTAAAGAGATGGAAAGACTTGTACGTGAGGCAGGATATATACCTGTAGTTTCACAGGATGGAATTGAGGCTATCGTGAAGGCATCAAAGGAATTGCCTTTTGTGGCAGTTCTTGATGTTGCCCTTCCTAAGGAATACGGTTTTGATGTATGCAGGAAGCTTAAAGAGATTGAATATACAAAGGATATTAAGGTAATACTCATTACATCTGTCTACGACAAAACAAGGTATAAAAGGCCTCCTGTATCTCTTTACGGTGCAGATGATTATATTGAAGAGCATGAGGTAAAAGAAGCGCTTATAAAAAAAATAAAGGCTATAAAATCAAGTCCTGCAGATGAAAGGGCTTCACCTGATACACAGAAAGACATAACTCCTCCTGAAAAGAAAGAAAGGCTCTTACCAAAAGGCCTTGATAGCTTTATCCCGCCCGGTGAGACAGAAAAGGTAAAAAGTGAGCCCTCCAAGGTGCAGCCTCGGGAGGTTATTTCAGAAAAAGCCATAGAACCAGAGGCCAGAGTATCTATTGGGGCTGAAGCAACTGATGAGATGGCAGAAAAGGCAAGAAGGCTTGCAAGGACAATTATATCTGACATATATTTTTACAATCCCCAGAAATTTGAGGATGCTGTAAAAAAAGGCACATTTTATGAAACCTTTCAGGAGGAGCTCAAGGAAGGCCTTAAATTATATGAAAGCCGTATCCCGTACGAGGTCAGAAAAAGGGCTGATTATTTTAAAGAGCAGATAGAGGCCTTTATAGAAAGCAAGAAAAAATAA
- a CDS encoding rhomboid family intramembrane serine protease codes for MIPYKDDNPTHTFPFFTVTIICLNVGIYLLQVITSSTERFALLYGAIPSAILTFESNQPIHPVVTLLTSMFLHGGLFHLAGNMLYLWIFGNNIEDTLGHIKFLLFYLLAGVFAAYSHAIVEGPSSNIPMIGASGAISGILGGYLILYPHARVHTLMIFGFFVQVVRIPALIVIGFWAIIQILNGLITAGIGGQGGVAWFAHIGGFLFGLFTIKLWRPKRRYYYRW; via the coding sequence GTGATACCTTATAAAGATGACAATCCAACACACACTTTTCCCTTTTTTACTGTTACAATCATTTGCCTGAATGTGGGAATATACCTTTTGCAGGTAATCACCTCCAGCACCGAAAGATTTGCCCTGCTTTATGGTGCCATACCTTCAGCAATACTTACCTTTGAGTCCAATCAGCCGATTCACCCTGTAGTAACACTATTGACCTCCATGTTTCTTCACGGCGGATTGTTTCACCTTGCAGGAAACATGCTTTATCTCTGGATATTCGGCAACAATATTGAAGATACCCTCGGTCATATAAAATTTCTATTATTCTATCTTCTTGCTGGAGTTTTTGCTGCCTACAGTCACGCAATTGTTGAAGGTCCCTCATCAAATATTCCCATGATCGGTGCAAGCGGTGCAATCTCTGGAATACTTGGTGGCTATCTTATCCTTTATCCCCATGCCAGAGTCCACACATTAATGATCTTCGGATTCTTTGTCCAGGTGGTTAGAATTCCAGCCTTGATAGTTATAGGATTTTGGGCTATTATACAGATATTGAATGGTCTCATTACAGCAGGTATTGGAGGCCAGGGTGGAGTTGCCTGGTTTGCCCATATAGGAGGATTTCTGTTTGGGTTGTTTACAATAAAATTATGGAGACCAAAGAGGAGGTATTATTATAGATGGTAG